A genome region from Archaeoglobus fulgidus DSM 4304 includes the following:
- a CDS encoding radical SAM protein, whose protein sequence is MVVEHNPFAKRYRKGMKRIALVYPNRYVGGITNLGLQYIYARINESDAICERFYADVFDGLRSIESATPLSEFDVALFSLQYETDYFKAVEILKRSGFKGLKIAGGPCVMENPQPLMDYFHAFFIGEVEGYVEELIHAKNAEELSGIPGVFTGREEKVKRVYAKLDRHIEKEIIGEGAYGRCFLLEIGRGCVRRCRFCIVRQIYFPPRWRKKEMLPEIGEEKVAIIAPSPSDHPQFKEILQHYVEQGKEVSPSSVRADTLDEELADLLKKAGVKTLTIAPETASDKLQEVINKGIGDEEVMRAAELASTRFEKVKLYYMVGLPGESFEDVKAILEQALRVKKLVGKVEISVNPLVPKPHTPLQWMGFGGEEELREGISHLKKKLEYLRREARRAGIGADVSGFKEFAIQTILSRGDREVAEMLEGASYRKFEKYLKPINPDSPLPWDFIDHGYRKSTLLKEYDKIKKIL, encoded by the coding sequence ATGGTTGTGGAACACAATCCCTTCGCCAAGCGCTACAGGAAAGGGATGAAAAGGATTGCCTTAGTTTACCCGAACAGGTATGTGGGCGGGATAACAAACCTCGGGCTGCAGTATATCTACGCCAGAATCAACGAAAGCGATGCGATCTGCGAGCGCTTCTACGCTGATGTTTTCGACGGTTTGAGGAGTATCGAATCAGCCACTCCCCTCTCAGAGTTCGACGTGGCGCTTTTCAGCCTGCAGTACGAGACGGACTACTTCAAGGCCGTTGAAATTCTGAAGAGGAGCGGATTTAAGGGGCTGAAGATTGCCGGCGGGCCGTGTGTGATGGAGAATCCCCAGCCATTGATGGATTACTTCCATGCTTTCTTCATCGGGGAGGTTGAGGGTTACGTGGAGGAGTTGATTCACGCCAAAAATGCAGAGGAGCTCTCAGGCATCCCCGGTGTTTTCACGGGAAGGGAGGAGAAAGTAAAGAGAGTTTACGCAAAGCTGGACAGGCACATAGAAAAGGAGATAATAGGGGAGGGAGCTTACGGCAGGTGCTTTCTGCTTGAGATTGGCAGGGGGTGTGTGAGGAGGTGCAGATTCTGCATTGTGAGGCAGATTTACTTCCCGCCGAGGTGGAGAAAGAAGGAAATGCTGCCAGAAATTGGGGAGGAGAAGGTTGCGATAATCGCCCCCTCCCCCTCAGACCATCCTCAGTTTAAGGAAATCCTGCAGCACTACGTTGAGCAGGGAAAGGAGGTATCGCCATCCTCTGTGAGAGCTGACACGCTTGATGAGGAGCTTGCGGATTTGCTGAAGAAAGCTGGAGTTAAAACCCTCACCATTGCCCCTGAAACAGCTTCCGATAAGTTGCAGGAAGTGATTAACAAGGGGATTGGGGATGAGGAGGTTATGAGGGCTGCAGAGCTCGCTTCAACACGCTTTGAGAAGGTCAAGCTCTACTACATGGTTGGTCTGCCGGGGGAGAGCTTTGAGGACGTTAAAGCCATCTTAGAGCAGGCGCTGAGGGTGAAGAAACTTGTGGGCAAGGTGGAGATATCCGTAAACCCGCTCGTTCCTAAACCCCACACACCCTTGCAGTGGATGGGGTTTGGTGGTGAGGAAGAGTTGAGGGAGGGGATTAGCCACCTCAAAAAGAAGCTGGAATATCTGAGGAGGGAGGCGAGGAGAGCGGGGATTGGGGCGGACGTTTCCGGCTTCAAAGAGTTTGCCATCCAGACCATTTTGTCCAGAGGAGATAGAGAGGTGGCAGAGATGCTTGAAGGTGCCAGCTACAGAAAGTTTGAGAAGTATCTTAAGCCAATTAACCCGGATTCCCCACTGCCGTGGGATTTCATAGACCACGGCTACAGGAAGAGCACGCTTTTGAAGGAGTACGACAAGATAAAGAAAATTCTTTAA
- a CDS encoding P-loop NTPase yields the protein MKIAISGKGGVGKTTLAATLAYLFARDGYRVTAIDCDADINLPSALGVKEKPKPLSELHEIIEKRVVGPMGTYKLNPKVDDVFEEYSVYNEDGVRVLVLGTIEKGGEGCFCPENAFLRAILRHAIFKREDVLILDMEAGIEHLGRGTARGVDLLIAVVEPGTRAVETLERIEKLGRDIGIERIAVVVNKFIESERARELISGIKYPILGVIHYDQCFVRADLENVPPYTVCDLKPFEEIKRRIEEFVQ from the coding sequence ATGAAGATTGCGATATCCGGCAAGGGTGGCGTGGGGAAAACAACTCTCGCAGCTACTCTCGCTTACCTCTTCGCTAGGGATGGTTACAGGGTCACGGCGATTGACTGCGATGCCGATATAAACCTCCCCTCTGCCTTGGGCGTGAAAGAGAAGCCAAAGCCGCTTTCAGAGCTTCACGAAATCATTGAAAAGAGGGTTGTGGGGCCGATGGGGACATACAAGCTCAACCCTAAGGTTGATGATGTCTTTGAGGAATACTCGGTTTACAACGAGGATGGTGTGAGGGTTCTCGTTCTCGGCACCATAGAGAAGGGGGGAGAGGGGTGCTTCTGCCCTGAAAACGCTTTCCTGAGGGCGATACTCAGGCACGCCATCTTCAAGAGGGAGGATGTGCTAATTCTGGACATGGAGGCCGGGATAGAGCACCTCGGCAGAGGGACGGCGAGGGGAGTGGATTTGCTGATAGCGGTAGTAGAGCCTGGAACGAGGGCTGTTGAAACTCTGGAGAGAATTGAGAAGCTGGGAAGGGACATTGGAATTGAGAGGATTGCCGTTGTTGTAAACAAGTTCATCGAGTCGGAGAGGGCGAGAGAGCTGATTTCGGGGATAAAGTATCCGATTCTCGGCGTTATCCACTACGACCAGTGCTTTGTGAGGGCTGATCTGGAGAACGTTCCGCCCTACACCGTCTGCGATTTGAAGCCATTTGAGGAGATTAAGAGGAGGATTGAGGAGTTCGTTCAATAA
- a CDS encoding nucleotidyltransferase family protein: MRREEALRKLRESRKELKKFGVKRIGIFGSIVRNEAKEDSDVDIFVEFEPGKATFKNVAGLVDFLESLFGREVDLLTPAGIESIRLKHVKEEIRKEIQYA, translated from the coding sequence ATGAGAAGAGAGGAAGCCCTGAGAAAACTAAGGGAGAGCAGGAAGGAGCTAAAAAAATTTGGAGTAAAAAGAATTGGTATTTTTGGTTCGATTGTAAGAAACGAGGCAAAAGAAGATAGTGATGTAGACATTTTCGTTGAGTTTGAGCCGGGAAAAGCAACCTTTAAAAACGTGGCTGGACTTGTTGACTTCCTTGAAAGTCTTTTTGGGAGAGAAGTGGACCTCCTGACACCTGCTGGAATCGAATCGATAAGGCTGAAACATGTGAAAGAAGAAATAAGGAAGGAGATACAGTATGCCTAA
- a CDS encoding DUF166 domain-containing protein, whose product MKLGVVTRKGKRQDDIRMFSQFFEVKVYEIPEELPELIDEPAEILRLPDDFDVDMIVSFAAHPDINLELIKQAAERGIGLVIISGGAKGGAYKQLKEEGEKRGVRVVWEEICCATPKVEDERTREFFEHFGAPEVEVEVENGKVKDVRVKRSAFCGATYYVAEKIKGLSVEEAPTKAGYYTQIYPCLAPRGHEGGIHKAARAHKRAVEKAIEKSK is encoded by the coding sequence ATGAAGCTCGGCGTTGTAACGAGAAAGGGTAAAAGGCAGGACGACATAAGGATGTTCTCGCAGTTTTTCGAGGTTAAGGTTTACGAGATTCCGGAGGAGCTGCCGGAGCTCATAGACGAGCCTGCTGAAATTTTGAGGCTGCCGGATGACTTCGATGTGGACATGATCGTTTCATTTGCCGCTCACCCCGACATAAACCTTGAGCTAATAAAGCAGGCCGCAGAGAGAGGCATTGGCCTTGTCATCATTTCGGGAGGGGCGAAGGGAGGAGCTTACAAGCAGCTTAAGGAGGAGGGAGAGAAAAGAGGGGTCAGGGTCGTCTGGGAGGAAATCTGCTGCGCCACACCCAAAGTTGAGGACGAGAGAACGAGGGAATTTTTCGAGCACTTCGGCGCTCCTGAGGTTGAGGTGGAGGTTGAAAACGGAAAGGTGAAGGATGTGAGAGTGAAAAGGTCGGCCTTCTGTGGCGCCACTTACTACGTAGCAGAGAAAATAAAGGGGCTGAGCGTGGAGGAGGCTCCTACAAAGGCGGGCTACTACACCCAGATTTACCCCTGTCTGGCTCCGAGAGGTCACGAGGGCGGGATTCACAAGGCGGCGAGGGCCCACAAAAGAGCAGTGGAGAAGGCCATTGAGAAGTCTAAGTAA
- a CDS encoding sulfite exporter TauE/SafE family protein, with amino-acid sequence MPEIPLLPFIAAFIIGLICSPAGVTGAFLLLPFQLSVLGVTSPIANSTNLLYNILSIPGGAYNFWREKRFLLPLAIALVLGYLPGMYLGTLVRIHLLGDVRAFKAFVAAVLLYLGIRLILSKSQRIEGEMKILKSSSLKVEFSFANSIFTFNPLAIALTSFTIGIVASAYGVGGGALMAPILVSLYSLPIKAIAGANLVGTFAASVFGLASYTALGYPPNLENGIAMGAGGAMGIFIGSKLQGRVEERKLRILLSLLIIGISAKYILESVSLIA; translated from the coding sequence ATGCCTGAAATTCCTCTGCTCCCCTTCATCGCTGCCTTTATAATAGGACTCATTTGCTCACCAGCCGGAGTTACGGGAGCCTTCTTGCTTTTGCCCTTCCAGCTAAGTGTTCTCGGAGTCACCTCTCCTATTGCGAATTCAACAAACCTTCTCTACAACATTCTTTCAATTCCCGGCGGAGCTTACAACTTCTGGAGGGAGAAGAGGTTTCTGCTTCCGCTCGCAATTGCTCTCGTTCTCGGCTACCTGCCAGGAATGTATCTCGGCACTCTCGTCAGAATCCACCTGCTCGGAGACGTTAGGGCTTTCAAGGCTTTTGTGGCAGCAGTGCTGCTTTACCTTGGAATTAGGCTGATTTTATCGAAATCTCAGCGCATAGAAGGGGAAATGAAAATTCTGAAATCCTCATCGCTGAAAGTGGAGTTCAGCTTCGCTAACAGTATTTTTACCTTCAATCCGCTTGCCATCGCTTTAACCTCATTCACCATCGGAATCGTTGCCTCAGCCTACGGCGTTGGTGGTGGGGCGCTGATGGCGCCGATTCTCGTATCCCTTTACAGCCTGCCGATAAAGGCCATTGCCGGAGCAAACCTCGTCGGGACTTTCGCAGCCTCAGTCTTCGGATTGGCCAGCTACACGGCTCTGGGTTATCCCCCAAACCTTGAAAACGGGATAGCTATGGGTGCAGGAGGTGCTATGGGGATTTTCATCGGATCCAAACTGCAGGGAAGAGTTGAGGAGAGAAAGCTAAGAATTCTGCTCTCCCTGCTTATTATCGGAATCTCAGCCAAGTACATCCTAGAGAGCGTTTCGTTAATTGCGTGA
- a CDS encoding antitoxin VapB family protein translates to MKNIMVRDEVYEKLQKMKKGRESFSDVILRLIEGRKKRGIEILERYAGSLSDSELEKIVMEERRKFRVRSFDS, encoded by the coding sequence ATGAAGAACATAATGGTGAGGGATGAAGTTTACGAAAAATTGCAGAAAATGAAGAAGGGCAGGGAATCCTTTTCAGATGTCATACTCAGGCTTATCGAAGGGAGAAAGAAGAGAGGAATTGAGATTCTTGAAAGGTATGCAGGCTCTCTCTCAGACAGTGAACTGGAGAAGATTGTAATGGAGGAAAGGAGAAAATTCAGGGTGAGAAGCTTTGATTCTTGA
- a CDS encoding type II toxin-antitoxin system VapC family toxin — protein sequence MILDTSVIIRIFRDRNFFEVLKERIDDDVKITSVTAYELQRGAVYIMLKHGRDYEFKLIRDFLEEVEILSFTPKDSEISAMIWAKLREKGYELNDADIMISAVSIRENEKLVTLDRDFEYISRVSELDVDILEEEL from the coding sequence TTGATTCTTGACACCTCTGTAATAATCCGCATTTTCAGGGACAGAAATTTTTTCGAAGTGCTTAAGGAGAGAATAGACGACGATGTGAAGATAACTTCCGTAACAGCCTACGAACTGCAGAGAGGGGCTGTTTACATCATGCTAAAGCATGGAAGAGATTATGAATTTAAACTCATTAGAGATTTTCTTGAAGAGGTGGAAATCCTGTCATTCACCCCAAAGGACTCCGAGATTTCGGCAATGATATGGGCTAAGCTGAGGGAAAAAGGGTATGAGCTAAATGATGCGGACATAATGATTTCAGCAGTGTCTATAAGAGAGAACGAGAAGCTTGTAACTCTCGACAGAGATTTTGAATACATAAGCAGAGTTTCGGAGCTTGATGTTGACATCTTAGAGGAGGAATTATGA